The Ipomoea triloba cultivar NCNSP0323 chromosome 14, ASM357664v1 region GATTTAGCCGAAGCAACTACTCGGGAGTGGGTAGTTGTAACGGTAACATTCCCCGACTTATGATTATGGATTTTAAACAcctattttactttaaattGAATCCTTTAGGTTATTTTTGTTGTCtaagttatattttaaatatgggCTCTAGGGTTGAAATTTGAGGGTGTTACATATACTGTGAAGTGTGTTTACTAACTTTTGCGGATCGCTTCTCTCTTGATGATAAATACTCGAGACAGAGGGTTTATTAAAGAAGTTCATGTTTTGGTTTGTTGCTGTGATTCAGAAATCACCTCTCGGGTACTGATTGCTTTTGGATCTCTAGCTTGTTGAGACGTGGAATATGAATTGAGGCAATAACATAAAAAATGGCTACAACCTACATGCATGAAGTCTAAAAGAGATGGAGTTAGGTGGTTAATTAcgtttattaatattttgcatTTCCCATGCATGCTTTTAATATTTGCAACCCCTAACAAACTTTTGTATCTACAAGTGACTGTTTTTGAATACAATTAGAAAACTTCTGAGTTAGTTTTGTTCTATCTTGAGAGTTTTTGCTGTCACTTGTCCGCATCGTTCCCTTGACAAGTATCATAGCAACTAATTATTACTATGTTGTagtaaaataacaaattaattaattgagttattaatttcattttttgtcctatatttataggtaacattcaattttttgtctattttttttttcaaaatatcacatgtggttttagtattattgttgtttgaccatttttgttctttatcaacaaaattgtttaaatgcACTTAAATacaagggtattttgatcttcaaatagggatttttttcaaaataaaataaaaataaaaataaaaatatagcgggtcaaccaattaaaaaatcgaaatgtccttgtatttaacttcattttaatgattttgttgacgtaagacaaaaaatgatcatgtcaccacaataatactaggaacAAAGATGGATattgtaatttaaaaagaaaaagaaaaaactaaaatgtatccacatataaatttagaataaaaaatagaattaactctaattaattTTAAGGAAATTTATTAAGGACAATTGTCTCTAGGGAGTAAAACCAATTCAAATAATAGGAGAACTTATACCTAATAGAGAGTTTAATTTTGGTTTCATCACAACTTTGTAGAATAGATATTTATGAATTTTGTTGATGATGCGATTTGGAGATGTGGAAGCTAAGTTAAAGTCTTCCAAACGGGTCTTTCATGTGTATAGGATTAGCTTTCTTTTACTTGATGATATCTTTATGTGCCTTCCACGTTAGACTTCTGTTTTGGGTTTCCTTAGATTGACTAAAACTCAATTCACAGTAAGTTGTGGGCAGAGTTGAGTTATATTATGATCTTAGCCTAAAACTTGAGGGATGGGTTTGGCTGCGGATGCATACAAGGTACTGGATGTCTGAAAGGCAAGTCCAGTATCTTGTTATTGAAATATGAAGAGAGATGTTATGTaagtttaaagaaataaagttattttTTGGCGTAGTAATAATCATCTTGAGAATTGGTATCATATCAActtttggtgtagtggtaaGCGAATAATTTTGAAAGGTAAACCAACCCACATCAAGTTGAGTGTTATTTGCATATATACGATATTCTTATATCTAAAAGTTACGGTATATAAAAACTTTTAAGGTAAAGTGTTTTCATGTTTGAAATTTGTATCGGACATTTTGTGAAGTGAGATTAATCTAGCTGAGATTTGATTAGACCTATTTAGGGGTTTGCCTTTAGATTTGGTTTAACCAGATTTTTCTTCCACAATAATAGAATACAGATGCCTTTAATTGCATTCTAATTAATTCAGACAGATGGAATTGATGGATGGGAAGTAGTCTTTAGCAAAGAAAGGGTCAATCTGGTGAACATTAATTTCTATCAATTCTTGTCTCTTCCTAATTAATATATCTCCTTgtttataaatgttaatttgagTAGTATGGTTTTGGTCTGGGCATGATGAACAATGTGTTTGTTAATGTCTTAGAGCTTTCTTTCTAAAATGGATTTATTATGGCTATGGGGGAAAAAGATTACGGAGTATTACTCTCAACCTAAACAATTTGCAAATGATGTCAATGGGGCTTATGAGATGAATAATACAagtgatgatatatatatgtgtgcgtgCGCGCGTGCGTGTGCGTGCGCGCGTGCGTGTGCGTGCGCCTCATGTCATCGTTGGTGGTGAATAAGTcgatatatcaatatatataggagaaaaaaatttaagagagagCCTCTATACTACACAGCTCACTCACCTATTAAAGggatcttgtatatatatagtgccgCAAACTcactttccaaaccaatgtaGGATAAGTGTTTTTACAAAGCCTTTTCACcctcattttcaactcaaatgtGTCTACTTTGAGCATTCTAtaatatgcaacaactattcaaaatttgcattctttatatgcattgtttatatacaacTTTCGTATAGGTTCCTTGTGCtttttagttcaagagatacggtaGGATGAGTGCTTTTGaattaaatatgttatattttttgggaTTTGAATATGCAAATAGGTCCAATAGATACttatcatttaataataataataataataataataataataacaacaactactactacaacaacaacaatggcattttggactttacactacttattccctctcaattcacatgtataccaaacatgggaattgaaattcccagtaattttattcttgcAAACCAAATACTAGAATTTAAACTCTACTTTATTCcccattattcttttcccatatatagaattgcaattcttttcccacttaattccttctctccaaccaaacgtcCCGTTATGGTACTAAGGTAGACATCCTAAACTGTttccaaaaatatttatgtGGCAATGTTtcagttaagaaaatatttttttagatgtTAATATTTTTCggacttcaatttttttttaaagttttcaaaattatatttgaaaacGTTTTTAAAGTTAACggttttaactattgtttttctaatttttaaagttaactgttttaacttttttttttgttgacttCGGTCCATTCATAGTCTTTATgatttacttttagtatattttgATCACACGAATACACGATAAGATTATCTTTAAATCGACTACTACCGTATTTTTCAcgataaaaaattttataattcatcTAATTAGCTTGTTGGTACATCTTTCATTGTCGTTACCTTTGGTTTTGTTGATATGTTCGTAGTGTTTATGGTTTTGCCTTTACAATATTGTGGCCATATGATgataatatattgaaaatgacttccgacatattgataaggatgctctaatagaTTTTCCTTCAATTCCCCAATAAAGTAGTACCTACAAATGCCGTTAATTGTATTATGATTCAGACAGATGGAATTGATGGATGGGAGGCAGTCATCACTTATTAGTCATTACCAAAGAAATGGTCAATCTGGTGAACCTACATACTTTAATTTCTATTAATTCTTGTCTCTCTTCCATCCTAATCAAATTCCAAAATTTCTACCATAATAATAAATGTTGTGTATGATGATAACATCTTGAAAATAACTTTCATTTATTGTATTAGTAGAAACGTACCATTTTTCTACACCATCTTATACGGAGCTGTGGAAAATGGAAATGCCATCATTCTCATGTATCAATCAGGCCATCACTccaatatacatacatacatacagtatTCACAAAGGCTCTGTAAATTCTTCACCTTTCGTTTTCTTGATTATTTTGCCTTTAATTTTGGCTTcatattgcatatatatatatatagtagagttcaaATGTGGACTACTCTTTAGGTGTGACCGTGCGGCTGTTTTTCAGTATTAGATTACaacaagtcatcaaatcaatgcacaatatatgtgttaaaatacacaccattctagtACTAAAATATATCAGAGGAGCTGCCTCCcatttctctctaaaaccaaacgcctttctctgctgctcaacttcggcttccaccgccggcctccggccggagctctaatggagctttgagccggtggttttggtcaccttctatgtttgctttcgctcttcttccgccccgaccaccgttgCAGCTCCGTCcacctccgaccaccgccacagatcttcttcttcttccgttttctctccctttgaataaaataatagtaggtaggtattgggatttgtgttggtagtcttgaactcccaaccctactttgactttaccactttttattttctctattattgtgttttcctctcgttagtttcacgaacatttttcctctcgttactttcacgagcttttcattttcattagcataaatcgtttaacttggtttcgacaagtgttgatcttatcctgggcgagcaaaaaagaatgatgacgaagacccagatctttgatgaagttttaagctccctgaaggaacatagcttcatagttatgaaacagtctgcgattcaagttttctatagcatagttagaaaagttgtttctatgtctgactgtaaggaattgtttaccatttcattgatcattgatgtaaatgttttatgttatgaattaatggaatagctacgtttaccttcaaaaatatatatatatatatatatatatatatatatatatatatatatatatatatatatatcagaggATGAtagataaaacacatcattccacactataaccaaatgaaCATATttacttaaaattcatcaatataggtaataaaacgcatcattctacgcATTAAAATGCATCATAACGTGTCTGATGCAGTGTGAGCGGGAGTGTGAAAATGGGTGTAAAGTCGAACCACGAGGATTGGAGTTTATGGCACGTAAGGATTAATCACCTAGAATCTAGTCACTAAGGTCTTGAaacccataaggatccaagcaacCATTTGAAAGATTAAAGATTAACAACTAAGAGGTATTTTTGGAATTAAGGatataaagtaaaaacaagACTAAACTAGGATTAAAATCTATTGGGAAGAATGGGTTAGACtaggtgtattactctattgatgcattaacACTTGAGTTGGGGATGAATAAATACCCTAGGTTCTTGATGCTAGCACAaaagaatccaagtttccacaaggattagaacaaaggttgccccattccaatggtgtatcaacccaagttcttgaaggacaaaagctatttaagccccaaatctacccctattttcatagaagagaaaatgggtttgagattgggttggctcaaGTCTCCCATCCAATTTCCATTGTGAtggaagactttccaaagacaaacaacgATTAGCGCGCATTAACCATTGAAAGATAAAACAACatccaactcaaactcaagaacctaaatgggtgttcatcccctttatgcaataatcatctaACTAGCATCAATAAGAGCAATAAACACCAAATCTAACCCATGCAaaagactactcactcatatttAAGGTAAACATAGCAGGATTCAACAAggaaaacataaatatgcaataaatgtaaaaacacttgaagaagaggaagtaagagttttactattaatgatGGAGAGATGTTGTTGGAATCCCTTCCAAAACCACCAAAAGATGCTTGCAAAGTGTTCTACAATGTCAATCTAAGCTATtctaagctaaaaatggctaatgaaaatattagagagagagtctaaactagctagggttcggAATCCCCTAAAATTACAGCAAAAACGCGCTTAAACAGAACATCACATACCAAAACGGGAAGGGACACAGCCGTGTCATGGGCTGTTTCGATCTGTGACTTTTTCGTTTCTGGGCCGGACTGAAACGGCTATGGACATGGCCGTGTCATGGGCCATTTCCCTTCATTTTCcagctttttctttgtttcttgctccATTGTGCGCTCCGCTGCTCTTCTCCCTCCTTGAGTGGAATCCTAAGCTACCAAAAATTGATTCGAAGCCATCAAATGTGCTCCCTTTTCTACTTGTTGCGGATGAATAGACCTTTAACACAAAATCACACAATCAAGTAACAAATTCCACTCAAGTGACAATActttactataaaaataaatgggaaGTGGGGCAAAAAGGCATTTAGAAATAGAGTTATCAGTgtctcatgtcagattataaacatgcactatttacacatattagaaaacatgtgctaaaatatgcatcattctacgtattaaaatgcaccacaacgtgtgttaaaatgcacaattccacttattgaaaatcccCATCTTTGATTATAAACAtgactattacacttattagaaaatatgtgttaaaatacacaccattctacgtattaaaatggaccagaggacggattaaaacacacaattctacaacacagttacacaccattttacgtatgaaaatgcaccaaaagACGGATTAAAACATACCAttattccacaacacagttataCACCATTCTacatatgaaaatgcaccaaaggatggattaaaacacaccattctacaacacagttaaatgtaccaacatacgtaataaaatgcaCTACAACATgtattcacgtaatataaatattaaaattagcATAAAACCCTCCACTTAACAAATGCAAACTGCAATTGTCACAATTAGATTAATCCAATTAGATCACACAGATGCAACCGCACAACAGCATGGAAGCTCacatataattttaaatgacttttatttaatttgttttttttgaaagaaatttaCACTTTTCTTCACCATCTTATACGGAACTGTGACAAATGGAAATGCCAACGTGTCATGTATCAGTAATTTAATTGCACATGAcaaattactaataaaaaagaagatgacaagtactgaagatgaagacaatgacaaagcTACCCAAAAGAGAACTAAGAAGACTTAgagagaaattcaaaccaaaagtattatttatttaaactatcGTTTTTAGACTACGTATTTAGACAAACGTTATTACAAAGTTagaaacatttattttagtgaaaattataattaatttgtccTATATTATATTAcgttcatatactttgaattaccatCGACTTAAATAAACGAatttaacattcaattacatatatgcATAAACATGTAATCTTGCATTATTTGGGAATAGATATGTAGAGTGGTTACCTAATAAATTAAAgctaattaaataataggaataagggtcaaattagccactgaactacacccaaaaatgtaattaggccaTCCAACTAAAAAAACATGCAATTAACCCCCTGAACAAGCCAAAATCTTGCAATTAGGTCAAAAGTGACTGGTTATTCAGGTTAACCGCTGACGTGGCGGTtaacatttaataaattattttcttttattaattttaaatattatttaaaaaaaaatcacggcTTCACCCATCTCCTGTCATCGCTCATAGGAGACAAAGTGCATACGCACTTCATCTCCGATCGGCGACATCTGCACATGGTCTCCGGCCAAAACCTTTGTTGACTTTGTCTTCCTATGGCTTTCAATTGTGTGGGGTTGATGAGTCTCAGCTTGTTGAGCAGCCTGTTCATATTCTCTGTCGCTTGCAACATCACATTTCCAAATACTGAGCAGCCTGTTCATATTCTCTGGAAAATGAATAAAAGTTTTAATCAATCTGAATTAGCGCGATCTACCAATCGAATTAATAAATCTAATTTTAATGTGATTAAAACATGTTTTGTGGAAGAGTGTTGCCCCAAAGTGCAGGTGTAAAATCACGATCTTTATGTGTCCAGAGACCACCGTGCTGTCATCTTCGTGTCCAGAGACCACCGTGCTGTCATCTTCCAGCTAAAGGGAATAGCTTGAACTTCTTGCCACCAACGGAAACGACTACTTGTTAGGCATAAGACTTTTCAACCCTAGTTGTGGACTCTGCGGTAGAGAGACGCCTTAGAAGTTGAGAACCCCATTTAGTATTCTAAGTCTTTTCAGGAACACATAAGAAGATTTTGAGCCAATCATCCCCTGCAAATTCTTCAAAACTAGATGACCCAGTGTCATTCCTCACAACACAATACACATTCTTTCAAatattggttttgttttttcttctttaatttcatcatgATGAATGGAGAGGAGTTGAGGAGATGTTTCGACAATAACCAGACGAAGTTTGCCGGCGGGGATGAAGTGCGCCTACAGTTTGTCTCTGGCCGGCGGGATGGGAGCGGTGGggtggggttttttttttaatttttaatttttatttctatttttaaattttataatatttaaaattaataaaataaaataatttattaaatgttaACCGCCACGTCAACGGTTAACCTGAATAACCAGTCACTTTTGACCTAATTGCATGATTTTGGCTTGTTCAGGGGGTTAATTGCATGTTTTTTAAGttggatggcctaattgcatttttgggtgtagttcagtggctaatttgacccttattcctaaataatataaatagggtcacacttgtgtgagaccgtctcacggatccttattcgtgagatgggtcgggttgggtcaaagcaccatgcaaatgtcatacttatatgtgcaaatctcatacttatatgctcaaatataacactaatcaaaaatacaatttttgttacttataagagaaaaagtaatatatttttcataacaagtaatgttgacaagtgcctctcacttataagggcaaatataatatttttgaggaaaaatgtaatacttttaaatcgaaatgcaaaagtaaaaatattgtattttcccttaagggtgtgtttggaaacccggaaaatgatttctggaaatcatttttcgggttttagGTGTTTGGATAGGGAGAGGAAAAggtggtcaatggaaaatgaactcctagtcaatggaaaataaccccatttttaaggaaaatgacttcctctTTTTTTgaagggaagtcattttccggaacaGTAATCCACCTCGCTTCTCGCCTCTGCTTCTACTCTTGGCTGACTTCCTATTGCGCTCCTGTTTCTTCTTCTTGGCAataaaagatttgatttttttttctgatttccGAGCAGAAAACGCCGGAGGTTTCGAAAACCAGTCCAGCGTTTTCTGCTCGGAAACTGGTTTTCGACTGGTGTAAAACCAGTTGGTCGGACTGGTTTGCAAAACCAGTCGGTCTACTGGTTGTCTGGTTTGCGAAACCAGTACCAGTTGAAACCAGTAAATCCACTGGTTTCACAAACCAGTGGATTTACTggttttgattttaatttttttttattttttttttgttttattttgattttttgttataaattattGATTATACTTTTTTGAAGATATAAATTATTGATTATactgaaaattattattatataaatgttgttatatttaaacaaattaattaaaatatttaattaatacaattttattcattttcctactcattttctggaaaatgaaccaaacacacaatgATAGTTTTCTGCCTTGCatccaaacacaagaaaggaaaatgatttctggaaaatgacacattttccagaaatcattttccagaagtcattttcctgctttccaaacacaccctaagagtattacatttaccctaataagtaacaaaaattttattcttgattagtattacatttgagcatataagtatggcatttgtacatataagtgttacatttgcatcatGACTCGACCCGACTcgactcgtctcatggtgagacggtctcacacaagtttttgtcatataaattttgtaaaataaaatgcaaaaattggtaaaagtcatgGGTCAATGTACCCATCCATCACGCAGTGTGGTTTCATCTCCGACCATCCTATCTTTAAAAGGCTGCCCTGCCTATCTTTCTTGGTatcatcttcattcttcatcataccaacaaaagaaaaaaaaatgggaaaTTTTGGTTGGAATCATGCAGCGCTCATCTTTCTGGTGGTGTCTTGTTTCTTTGCATGGGAGACGATAGCATCAACAACAACGGAAGCTGAAGCTCTTCTCAAATGGAAGAGCGGCCTGTCAATTTGTTGCGGCCTCTCTTTTCCACTCAAATCATGGTCACTATCCAACCTAACAAACCTTTGTAATTGGAGGGGCATTGTCTGCAATGCTGGTGGAGCTGTCTCTCAGATCAATCTTCCTTTTGCTCTTCTCTATGGTACTCTTCACCACCTCAATTTTACTTCTTTTCCCAGCCTCACTGGTTTCAACATCACTGGTAACAGCTTCAATGGATCAATCCCTCCTGCCATCGGTGATTTGTCCAACTTGGTCTTCTTGGACTTGAGCAACAATAGGTTTCAAGGAAAGATACCGCCACAGATTGGGAACTTGACGGAGCTTCAGCACCTCGACCTTAGTTTAAACTTCATTAGTGGAGTTATTCCTCATCAGATTGGGAACTTGACGGAGCTTCAGCACCTCGACCTTAGTCGAAACTTTTTCATTAGAGGAGTTATTCCTCATCAGATTGGGAACTTGAGAGAGCTTCAGTACCTCGACCTTAATAGCAACAATATGAGTGGAGTTATTCCTCATCACATTGGAAACCTTCAAAAGGTATGGCTCCTAGACTTTGGGTATAATAATAATCTGTTGTTAGATGCTTCTGACTGGTCGTCTAAAGTTAAGAGTTTTCCTATGCTCAGACATTTCAGTTTCGTTAGCGGTACATTGATATCGTTCCCTGATTTCATACTATGTTCTCGCAACCTAACTTATCTTGATTTGAGTGGAACCAATTTGAATGGATCAATTCCTGAGTCATTATTCACCAACTTGAAGAAGCTTGAGTATCTCGATCTTTCTAATAATGAATTTTCTGGGCCTTTATCACCTTACATTAGCAATCTGTCTAACCTCAAAGATCTTAAACTGTCACAAAATCAATTCCAAGGTGAAATTCCATATTCTATAGGCCAACTCAAAGATCTTCAAGTCTTGGACATTAGCTACAATCTCTTGAATTCAACTATTCCTTCGTCACTGTCAACTTTGACCAAATTGTCTACTCTGGAATTATCATCTAATTTTATTTCCGGTAATATTTCACcccatctcatctcatctccaATTAATTGGACCAAGCTTACAAATTTGGGGCTTGCAGACAATTCCTTCAATGGCAGTATTCTATCTGAAATTGGTTTGTTCACAAATCTTGAATTCCTTTCTTTGTCCGGAAATAAATTTCATTGCACCATTCCACCCCAAATAGGAAAATTGCAAAATTTGATTGTATTAGACCTCATTGCAAGCAACCTCTATGGTTTGATACCTCAAACAATTGGAAACCTTACCAACCTCCAATACCTTCTGCTTTCCGGAAACAATTTGTCAGGAAAACTTCCACCCCAAATAGGAAACTTGCATAATTTGGATAGGCTAGACTTATCAGACAACCATTTCTTTGGTCCAATACCACAAGCAATCGGAAACCTCACTGGCCTTACTGATCTAGTGATTTCCAATAATAATCTCACTGGGATGTTGCCACCTCAAATAAGAAACTTGAAAAGTTTGGAAAGTCTAGAATTGTCTGAAAACAACATCTATGGACCAATATTTGAGATAATTGGAAATCTCACAAGCCTCGGTTCTATTCAGATTTCCTATAACAATTTCACTGGAACACTTCCACCTCAAATAGGAAATTTATTGAGTTTAGCTATTCTAGACTTGTCAAGAAACAACTTTTATGGTCCAATACCTCAAATAATTGGAAACCTCACACGACTTGCAGCCCTACGCCTTTCCA contains the following coding sequences:
- the LOC116004116 gene encoding receptor-like protein 9DC1, giving the protein MGNFGWNHAALIFLVVSCFFAWETIASTTTEAEALLKWKSGLSICCGLSFPLKSWSLSNLTNLCNWRGIVCNAGGAVSQINLPFALLYGTLHHLNFTSFPSLTGFNITGNSFNGSIPPAIGDLSNLVFLDLSNNRFQGKIPPQIGNLTELQHLDLSLNFISGVIPHQIGNLTELQHLDLSRNFFIRGVIPHQIGNLRELQYLDLNSNNMSGVIPHHIGNLQKVWLLDFGYNNNLLLDASDWSSKVKSFPMLRHFSFVSGTLISFPDFILCSRNLTYLDLSGTNLNGSIPESLFTNLKKLEYLDLSNNEFSGPLSPYISNLSNLKDLKLSQNQFQGEIPYSIGQLKDLQVLDISYNLLNSTIPSSLSTLTKLSTLELSSNFISGNISPHLISSPINWTKLTNLGLADNSFNGSILSEIGLFTNLEFLSLSGNKFHCTIPPQIGKLQNLIVLDLIASNLYGLIPQTIGNLTNLQYLLLSGNNLSGKLPPQIGNLHNLDRLDLSDNHFFGPIPQAIGNLTGLTDLVISNNNLTGMLPPQIRNLKSLESLELSENNIYGPIFEIIGNLTSLGSIQISYNNFTGTLPPQIGNLLSLAILDLSRNNFYGPIPQIIGNLTRLAALRLSTNNFIGTLMFDSGNPTSNLISSTICNLRSLIILDLANNSLTGPIPQCLANNDLSVLDLHQNQFHGSIPKQFKVCNSLSRLSLYHNQLEGAVPHSLISCKELEVLDLGYNNLSGTFPMWLRFLPNLKVLNLRFNRLNGSIRNRRIKGHLFPQLRVFDLSHNGFMGELPTWFFKNFKAMTNVDENKSQLYLGLNTGLEISSPYYYEDSMIVSVKGQERELVRVLSMFITIDLSSNKFEGHIPNSIGDLLALRELNLSRNKFIGHIATSLGNLSMLESLDLSLNQIGGVIPEQLTRITTLEVLNLSHNKLVGCIPQGPQFNTFEANSFQGNDGLKGKPLSQGCWNGMTPQLPAPKELHQEDDSSFLSGCTVKVVAMGYSCGILFGLFMGSLMLLTGKPEFIAKFVEEEAYKLAMKIKRRRSKTRRRRN